In Eschrichtius robustus isolate mEscRob2 chromosome 11, mEscRob2.pri, whole genome shotgun sequence, the following proteins share a genomic window:
- the LOC137771972 gene encoding LOW QUALITY PROTEIN: olfactory receptor 1165-like (The sequence of the model RefSeq protein was modified relative to this genomic sequence to represent the inferred CDS: deleted 1 base in 1 codon): MNSLIFSGRNHVMDERNQSAGVTFVLLGFSEYPYLQVLFFLVFLAIHTVSVVGNLGMIVIIRINPKLHTPMYFFLSHLSFVDFCYSSVLTHILLEILVVDIRTISYVGCMMHFFFACTLVITEMFMLAVMACDRFVAVCNPLLCTVAVSPKLCTLLVAGTYIWGGICSLTITYSLLELPFCGSKLIRDFGCQYSAIISAFCSDPYFRQMTGFIISTLNEACSLLIILTSYVFIIVTIIKMSSADGLQKAFSACASRLTAVTIFHGTILFLYSVPTSKTSRLFIKVATVSYILVIPMLKPLIYSLRNNDVKETES, from the exons ATGAACTCTCTGATTTTCTCCGGCAGGAACCAT GTGATGGATGAGAGAAACCAGAGTGCTGGAGTCACCTTTGTCCTCTTGGGCTTCTCAGAATACCCATACCTCCAGGTGCTGTTCTTCTTGGTCTTCTTGGCCATCCATACAGTTTCTGTGGTGGGTAACCTGGGTATGATTGTAATCATCAGAATCAATCCCAAACTTCACACCCCCATGTACTTTTTTCTCAGCCATCTCTCCTTTGTTGATTTCTGTTACTCTTCTGTACTTACACACATACTATTAGAGATCTTGGTTGTGGACATAAGGACTATCTCCTATGTGGGTTGCATGATGCACTTTTTCTTTGCCTGCACACTTGTGATTACAGAAATGTTCATGTTAGCAGTGATGGCCTGTGACCGGTTTGTGGCTGTTTGTAACCCCCTGCTCTGCACAGTTGCTGTGTCTCCTAAGCTCTGTACCCTCCTGGTAGCTGGAACCTACATATGGGGTGGCATATGTTCCTTGACAATCACATATTCTCTTTTGGAGCTACCCTTCTGTGGTTCTAAACTCATACGTGACTTTGGCTGTCAGTATTCTGCCATCATCTCTGCCTTCTGTTCTGATCCCTACTTCAGGcagatgacaggtttcatcattTCTACACTCAATGAGGCATGTAGCCTCCTGATTATTCTCACCTCCTATGTTTTCATAATTGTCACAATCATCAAGATGTCTTCTGCTGATGGACTCCAAAAAGCCTTCTCCGCCTGTGCTTCCCGCCTGACTGCCGTCACCATTTTCCATGGGACCATCCTTTTTCTCTACTCTGTGCCCACCTCCAAAACCTCACGACTCTTCATTAAAGTAGCCACTGTGTCTTACATACTTGTGATCCCTATGCTAAAGCCCCTTATCTACAGTCTTAGAAATAATGATGTGAAGGAGACAGAAAGTTAA
- the LOC137772265 gene encoding LOW QUALITY PROTEIN: olfactory receptor 5D13-like (The sequence of the model RefSeq protein was modified relative to this genomic sequence to represent the inferred CDS: inserted 1 base in 1 codon; substituted 2 bases at 2 genomic stop codons): MMXSEGNQSIIPTFILLGFSEYPEPQVPLFLVFLSIYTVTMVGNLGMILIIIKINSKLHLIMYFFISHLSFVNFCYSTVVTPKLLENLIVEDRTISFSGCIMQFCFACILGVTEPFMLAAIAXDCFVAVCNLLLYNTVMSQKLCALLVAGSYSWDIVCSLTLTYFLHALSYCESSIINNFICDPSVSVSCSDPYISQMLCFIIAXINEVSRLVAILMSYILIFVTFMRTPSSGRCRKTFSTCASHLTAITIFHGTILFLNCIPNPKTSWLTVKVTSVFYTVVIPMLNPLIYSLRNKDVKNTFRKLVLLYHSI, encoded by the exons ATGATGTGATCAGAAGGAAATCAGAGTATCATACCCACATTTATTCTCCTGGGTTTTTCAGAATATCCAGAACCCCAGGTTCCACTCTTCCTGGTTTTCTTGTCTATCTACACAGTCACCATGGTGGGGAATTTGGGCATGATCTTGATAATCATCAAGATCAATTcaaaactccacttgatcatgtaCTTTTTCATTAGTCACTTGTCCTTTGTCAATTTCTGTTATTCTACTGTAGTGACACCTAAATTGTTGGAGAACTTGATTGTGGAGGACAGAACCATCTCTTTCTCTGGTTGCATTATGCAATTTTGTTTTGCTTGCATACTTGGAGTAACAGAACCTTTCATGTTAGCAGCAATAGCCTAGGACTGTTTTGTGGCAGTCTGTAACCTCTTGCTCTATAACACTGTTATGTCTCAGAAGCTTTGTGCTCTGTTGGTGGCTGGGTCTTACTCATGGGATATAGTGTGTTCCCTGACACTCACATATTTTCTTCATGCATTATCCTATTGTGAGTCTAGCATCATAAATAATTTTATCTGTGACCCCTCTGTTTCTGTCTCCTGCTCAGACCCCTATATCAGCCAGATGCTATGTTTTATTATTG ATATTAATGAGGTGAGCAGGCTGGTGGCTATTCTGATGTCCTATATACTCATTTTTGTCACTTTTATGAGGACGCCTTCTTCAGGCAGGTGCCGGAAAACCTTCTCCACCTGTGCCTCCCACCTGACAGCCATCACCATTTTCCATGGAACCATCCTTTTCCTTAACTGTATCCCTAATCCTAAAACTTCTTGGCTCACAGTTAAAGTGACTTCTGTGTTTTACACAGTGGTGATTCCCATGCTGAACCCCTTGATCTACAGCCTgaggaataaagatgtaaaaaacacATTCAGAAAATTAGTTTTGCTTTATCACTCCATATAG